One part of the Salmo salar chromosome ssa10, Ssal_v3.1, whole genome shotgun sequence genome encodes these proteins:
- the cav2 gene encoding caveolin-2 has translation MGLEKVNYETSIIMDEDEFNRSIEPILSKNDKVYAAIPDRDPNDINAHLKVGFDDVMAEPSSSHSFDKVWIGSHAVFELVKYGFYLILTTILAVPMAFILGIVFGVFSCVHIWVLMPVVRSCLMALPSVQVVWSSLTDMFVTPLFHSMGRCLSSVHIKTTDN, from the exons ATGGGTCTCGAAAAGGTGAATTACGAAACGAGTATTATCATGGACGAGGACGAGTTCAACAGATCCATCGAACCGATTCTGTCGAAAAATGACAAAGTATATGCGGCGATTCCAGACCGAGATCCCAATGACATAAACGCGCACTTAAAG GTTGGTTTTGACGATGTGATGGCAGAGCCCAGTTCGAGCCACAGCTTCGACAAAGTATGGATAGGAAGTCACGCTGTCTTCGAACTGGTCAAATATGGCTTCTACCTAATATTGACCACCATCCTTGCCGTGCCCATGGCGTTTATCCTTGGTATTGTCTTCGGGGTTTTCAGCTGTGTTCATATTTG GGTGCTGATGCCAGTGGTGCGGAGCTGTCTGATGGCGCTGCCCTCTGTCCAGGTGGTCTGGAGCAGCCTGACAGACATGTTTGTCACCCCCCTCTTCCACAGTATGGGCCGGTGTCTGTCATCAGTTCACATCAAGACCACAGACAACTGA